The Egibacteraceae bacterium nucleotide sequence GACGCGCAGGTGGCGCTGCTCGCCCGCGAGGTCGTCGCCGAGCGGCCGGCGGAACCGGAGCCCGACGTGCAGGAACGGCTCGTCGCACGCTCCCTCGCCGCCGGCCAGGTCGTCAGGATCGCCCCGTCGATGTCGCGCACGGCGAGGTGACCGCCGGCCGCCCACCCCCTGGTCGCGCCGTGGTGTCGGGCGGCACGCGCATGGGGACTGGGCCGCAAGCGCACGCGATGCTGCTATTATGCATGCATGCCCAGCGTCACGATCAGGGACCTTCCCGACGACGTTCGGGATGAGCTTGCGAGCCGTGCCGCCCGCAGCGGCCGCTCCCTGCAGCAGTACCTGTGGCAGCACCTCACCGACCTTGCCGCAGGCCCCGACATGGAAACGCTGCTCGACGAGATCCGCCGCCGCAAACAGGCGAGCCCCGCGACCCTGGACGTGGGCGACCTGCTGCGCTGGCGCGACGAGGACCGAGCCTGATCCGTGGTCGTGGTCGACGCCTCGGTGGTCGTGGCCGCGCTGATCGACTCCGGTTCGACGGGTCGGTGGGCTGAACAGCAGCTGGCGAGTCAGCCGTTGGCTGCACCGCACCTGTGCCCAGTCGAAGCGGCCAACCTGTTGCGGCGGAGCGAGCTGGCGGGAGGCATCGATCGATCTCGAGCGGCGTCAGCGCACCAGGATCTTCTGCGTCTGCCCTGGCAGCTCTACCCCTACGAGCCCTTCGGAGCGCGGGTCTGGGAGCTCCGCCCGAACGTCACCGCCTACGACGCGTGGTACGTCGCGGTGGCCGAGCTGCTGGGTGCGCCAGTCGCCACACTTGACCGCCGGTTGGTGGGCGCCACCGGACCCCGGTGCGCCTTCGTCATTCCGCCGATGCCGGTAGGCGCCTGATCAGCAGTCCGGGTACTCCGCCCCGACAATACGCGCACCCTGGCTCAACCTCGGCCACCGCCCGCATGGTCGCCTGCGACGGTGAGGTCACCGCGATCGCGTGCCTCCACGCGATCCACCACGATGACTGGCTCGTGGTGCGCACAGCCGCCGGCGGCTACCGCGCCCGACCACCCACTGCCGGTGAGGGGCGATCTACCGCCTGATCGCACCCGACCGCGGCGGTGGGGGGTCAGACCCTGCCGTGCATTGCGGCATCGGTTCCGCGGGATTGTCACACCCCGTTGTTACGGTTCGTTCCGAACGGCTGTCCGATGCGGCGGCCCCCCGCAGGGCCGGCGAGCGAGGGAAGGAGGCGGCGTGGTGCGGTTCGTGCACACGGCGGACTGGCAGCTCGGCATGACCCGCCACTTCCTCGCACCCGAGGCGCAAGCGCGCTTCGCCGACGCCCGCCTGTGCGCGGTGCGCGCGGTGGGAGAGGTCGCCGCCGAGCACGGCGCGGCCTTCGTCGTGGTCTGCGGCGACGTGTTCGAGTCCAACCAGGTCGACCGTCAGGTGGTCGTGCGGGCGCTGGAGGCGCTCGCGGCCTGCCCGGTGCCGGTGTATCTGCTGCCGGGCAACCACGACCCCCTCGACGCGGGGTCGGTGTACCGATCGCCCACGTTCATCGCGCACCGTCCCGCCAACGTCGCGGTGCTCGACGGCGACACGGTCGTGACCCCGTGCCCCGGCGTGGAGCTGCACGCCGCCCCGTGGCGGTCCAAGCGGCCGCTGGTCGACCTCGTCGCCCGCACCGTGGCGGACCTGGAGCCCGACCCGGCAACGGTGCGCGTGGTCGTCGGCCATGGCGCGGTCGACGCGCTGGCCCACGGCCGGAACGAGGACCCGTCGGTGATCGTGCTGGCCGCCGCCGAGGCCGCCATCGCCCAGGGCCTGGTCGACTTCGTGGCGCTGGGCGACCGCCACTCGCTGACCGAGGTTGGGACCACCGGGCGGGTCTGGTACGCCGGCGCCCCCGAGCCCACCGACTACGACGAGGTCCTTCCCGGCCACGTGGCCCTGGTCGACGTCGACGCTGAGCAGGTGACCGTCACCCCCTGCCCGGTCGGCACCTGGCGGTTCGTGCGCTACGCCGCCGACCTGGACAGCCCGGCCGACGTCGCCGCGCTGGCGGCCTGGCTCGACGACCTGCCCGACAAGGAGCGCACGGTCGTGCAGCTGCGGCTGGTCGGCACCCTGGGCCTGCGCGACCACGCCAGCCTCAGTGCGCTGCTCGACCATCACCGCGACCTGCTCGGCGCGCTGGAGACACCCTCGCAGCACACCGGCCTGGCCGTGCGTCCCGACGACGCCGACTGCGACGCGATGGACCTGGCCGGGTTCGCGGCCGCGGCCCTGCGCGACCTGCAAGACGCCGCCGGCGCCGACGACGCGGCGCCGGTCGCCCGCGACGCCCTGGCCCTGCTGTACCGGTTGAGCACGGGAGCGCCGTCGTGAGGATCCACCGGTTGCGCCTGGTCGACTACCGCGGTGTCGACGCCGCGGAGGTCACCTTCGCCCCGACCGGCGTGACCGTCGTGCAAGGCCCCAACGAGGCCGGCAAGACCAGCCTGGCCGAGGCCCTGGACCTGCTGCTCGACCACTACGACGACACGCAGAAGGCCGCCGTGCGCGCGGTCAAGCCGCTGCACCGCGACGCCGGCGCCGAGATCACCGCCGAGCTGTCCGCCGGTCCCTACCGGTTCACCTACACCAAGCGCTTCCACAAGGACCGGGCCACCACCCTGACCGTCCACGAGCCGGCGCCCGCCTCCTCCACGGGCCGGGAGGCGCACGACGCGGTGCAGGCGATGCTCGCCGAGACCGTGGACCTGGCGCTGTGGCGCGCGCAGCGTCTGACGCAGGACGGCAGCGTCGAGCAGGCCGACCTGCGCGAGCAGACCGCGCTGGCCCGCGCGCTGGACCGCTCTGCTGCCGGGCCCGCCGCGGGCGACCGTGAGGACACGCTCCACGAGCGTGTCATCGCCGAGTACCGCCGCTACCACACCGCCACCGGGCGGCCGAGCAAGGCGGTCAAGGAGGCGGTCACCGACCACGAGGCCGCCTGCCACGACGCGGACCTCGCGCGCAAGCAGCTCGACGAGGTCGAGGCCGACGTCGAGCGCTGCGCCGCGCTGGAGCGCGACCTGGCGGCCTGCCGGGTGCGGCTGCGTGACCACCAGCGGCGGTTGCCCGAGCTGGAAGCGGCCTGGTCGCAGCTGTCTGCGCGCCGCCAGGAGGTGCACCGCCTGGCCCTTGCTGCCGAGCTGGCCGAGGCGACCGTCGTCACCGCCGCCGGTGTGCTGCAGGCGCGCCAGGACCTGGCCGCTGACGTCCAGGTCGCCGGCGCGGCCCTGGCCGAGCTGCGCGGCGAACAGTCCCGCGCCGCTCCCGCCGCCGCGGCCGCCGAGCGCGCCCGCGACCAGGCTGGGAGAGAGGTGGGTGAGCGCAGCGCAGCGCTGCGCGACGCGCAGGACCGGACCGTGCGCGCACGGGCGGCTTACGAGCGCCGCCGTGATCGCCTGGACCTCGAGCTGCTGGCCGAGCGCGCCGAGCGGGTGACCGACATGCAACGCCAGGTCGCCGAGGCCGAGGCGGCGCTGGACGGCGCGCGCGTGGACGCCGCGCTGCTCGCCCGGATCGAGGCGGCGCACCTGGCGGTGGTGGAGGCCGAGGCGCGTCTGGAGGGCGACCACGCGGTGGTGGCGGTCCGCCCGCTCGGGGCGGGACCGGTGCAGGTGGGCGGCCGGCAGGTCACCGACGCGCAGACGCTGGCGGTGACCGCGCCGCTGGACGTGACCGTCCCCGGTGTCGTGGCCGTCTCCGTGCGCCCGGGTCGGGGGGTCGCTGCGCTGGCGGCCGCCCGCGACGCGGCCGCGTCGCACCTGGTCGCCTGCTTGGGTGAGGCCGGGGTGGCCGACGTCGCCGCCGCCCGCGCCGCCCACCGCCGGCGCGAGGAGGCCGGACGCGCCAGGGCCGACGCCCACGAGGCGCTGCGCCGCGACCTGCGCGACCTGACCCCCGACCTGCTGGCCGACAAGGTCCGCCGGCTGCGCGAACGCGTCGGCGACGTCGACCTGGACACCGACCTCGACACGGCGCGCGAGGCCGTCGAGCAGGCCGAGGGCGCCGTGGCGACCGCGACAGAGGCGCTCACCGACGCCGAGCAGCTGCTGGCCCGTGCCGCCAGCGAGCGTGAGGGCGCCCGCCACAGCCGTGCCGAGCTTCAGGGCCGAGTCGAGGCCGCGACCGCCAGGCTGCAGGAACGCTCCGCCGCGCTGGCCGACGCGCGCACCGAGGCCGCCGACGCCGCTGTGGCCGCCCGCGCCGACGCCGCCGGCGAGGAAGCCGACGCCGCCATCCGCGCGCACGCCGACGCGGCCGCCGACCTGGACGCTGCCGACCCCGACGCCGTGCGGGCCGCGCTGGACAACGCCCGCGACGCCGCCGAACGCGCGACTGCTGAAGCCCGTGGGCTGGAGCACGAGCTGCTGCAGATCCGCGCTCGCCTGGAGGTGCGCGGCGAGGAGGGACTGGCCGACCGCCTGGCCGAGGCCGAGTCGCGGGTGGCCCGCACGGGTGTGCACCGCGAACGGACCCAGGCCCGCGCCGCCGCGGCCCGGTTGCTGCACGAGACCATGACCTGCCGACGCGACCAGGCCCGCCAAGCCTACGTCGCGCCGTTCCGCGACAAGATCACCGCGCTCGGACGGGTCGTGTTCGGCCCCGACCTGGCGGTGTCCATGGACGAGGACCTGGCCATCACCAGCCGGACCCTGCACGGGGTGACGGTGCCCTTCGCCGAGCTGTCCGCGGGTGCCCGCGAGCAGCTGGCGGTGATCGCACGGCTGGCCTGCGCGGCGATCACCAGCGACGACGGCGGCGTCCCGCTGATCCTCGACGACGCTCTGGGCCACTCCGACCCCGCGCGCCTGGAGGCCCTCGGGGCGGTGTTCTCCTTGGCCGCGCGCGACGCCCAGGTGATCGTGCTGACCTGCATGCCCGAGCGCTACCAGCACATCGGCACCGCCCGGGTGGTGCGCCTGGACTGACCCGGCCAGGCCCGGCGCGGCTATTGCCCCAGGTCGAACCCACCCACGTCGAGCGCGTCGTCGGGGTCGAGCTCCAGGAGGAAGTCGCGGCAGCGGGCGGCTTCCTCGACCTCGCCGATGGTGAACGCCGCGTGCATCA carries:
- a CDS encoding DNA repair exonuclease, which codes for MVRFVHTADWQLGMTRHFLAPEAQARFADARLCAVRAVGEVAAEHGAAFVVVCGDVFESNQVDRQVVVRALEALAACPVPVYLLPGNHDPLDAGSVYRSPTFIAHRPANVAVLDGDTVVTPCPGVELHAAPWRSKRPLVDLVARTVADLEPDPATVRVVVGHGAVDALAHGRNEDPSVIVLAAAEAAIAQGLVDFVALGDRHSLTEVGTTGRVWYAGAPEPTDYDEVLPGHVALVDVDAEQVTVTPCPVGTWRFVRYAADLDSPADVAALAAWLDDLPDKERTVVQLRLVGTLGLRDHASLSALLDHHRDLLGALETPSQHTGLAVRPDDADCDAMDLAGFAAAALRDLQDAAGADDAAPVARDALALLYRLSTGAPS
- a CDS encoding AAA family ATPase; the encoded protein is MRIHRLRLVDYRGVDAAEVTFAPTGVTVVQGPNEAGKTSLAEALDLLLDHYDDTQKAAVRAVKPLHRDAGAEITAELSAGPYRFTYTKRFHKDRATTLTVHEPAPASSTGREAHDAVQAMLAETVDLALWRAQRLTQDGSVEQADLREQTALARALDRSAAGPAAGDREDTLHERVIAEYRRYHTATGRPSKAVKEAVTDHEAACHDADLARKQLDEVEADVERCAALERDLAACRVRLRDHQRRLPELEAAWSQLSARRQEVHRLALAAELAEATVVTAAGVLQARQDLAADVQVAGAALAELRGEQSRAAPAAAAAERARDQAGREVGERSAALRDAQDRTVRARAAYERRRDRLDLELLAERAERVTDMQRQVAEAEAALDGARVDAALLARIEAAHLAVVEAEARLEGDHAVVAVRPLGAGPVQVGGRQVTDAQTLAVTAPLDVTVPGVVAVSVRPGRGVAALAAARDAAASHLVACLGEAGVADVAAARAAHRRREEAGRARADAHEALRRDLRDLTPDLLADKVRRLRERVGDVDLDTDLDTAREAVEQAEGAVATATEALTDAEQLLARAASEREGARHSRAELQGRVEAATARLQERSAALADARTEAADAAVAARADAAGEEADAAIRAHADAAADLDAADPDAVRAALDNARDAAERATAEARGLEHELLQIRARLEVRGEEGLADRLAEAESRVARTGVHRERTQARAAAARLLHETMTCRRDQARQAYVAPFRDKITALGRVVFGPDLAVSMDEDLAITSRTLHGVTVPFAELSAGAREQLAVIARLACAAITSDDGGVPLILDDALGHSDPARLEALGAVFSLAARDAQVIVLTCMPERYQHIGTARVVRLD
- a CDS encoding type II toxin-antitoxin system VapC family toxin; translation: MVVVDASVVVAALIDSGSTGRWAEQQLASQPLAAPHLCPVEAANLLRRSELAGGIDRSRAASAHQDLLRLPWQLYPYEPFGARVWELRPNVTAYDAWYVAVAELLGAPVATLDRRLVGATGPRCAFVIPPMPVGA